GCGGCGGCGACGATTGAGGCCCGTTCGCCTGGGAAGGTAGCGAACATGAGCTTTGCACAGGTCATGTCCAGCGCTCAAAGTGCCGCGCGGCATAATCCGGCCATCACCGAACACGCGCAGAAACACGCGTTGATCGATTGGGGCATCGTCAACGGAGTGCTCGAAAACACAGACGATCAGCAGTACACCCCTGAGGCACTGGATTCGCTCCGAACCACTTTCAATCAATGGCAGAGCACACGGCTGCGTGCCTCTGAGTCATTGGATAAAGAGATCCCGACACGTAAGGATATCGCCAGGGCCCGGCTCATCGAGCGGTTTGGAGACTTGGGGGCGCTGTTCGAAGAGAAACTCATCTCGACCAACGGGCGGCTCGGGACCGGTGAACAAGTTCGATTGGTGGGCCGCCATTCGTTGCTGGACATTGCCATGATGGATCTGGCCAACCCGGCACCGTTTTACTCAAGTGATAGCCGAATTCCTTTGGCGCTGCTGAATGCGAATCCACGGTTCGGTGTGGGCCCTGCGTTCGATCAGCAATTTGCAGAGGCGATCGAGGAAAAAAAGAGCGCATTGCACACCACGGTCCGACAACTGATTGCTCAGTTGCCACTGGAGCGCCGCAAGAACCTTGAATATGGCGCACTGACTTTCTATCAGGCGTCGTCCCACACCCTGGGGCTGGATTTCACCACCACCCTACCTGGGCCAAAAGTGCATACGCTGCTGGTAAGGGCTGAGCGAGATGGTGTTTCGACCGCCTATGAAATCGATTTGGGCAAAGGCCGGATTGAACCAGTCGACCTTGCCAAGGCCCAGGTCCAAAGCATGCGTGTCGCCAATCGGGTATCTGAAACCAAGGTGTTCACACCCCGTGGTGATGACGTGCAGGGCTTGCGTGAACCCCGTCCACAGAGCGCGTTGGTCCCCCAGAGTTTTTCGACCAACCGTACCCAACGTATCGCTGATGCCTTCGTTCAGCATCTTGAACTTGATGATCCCCAGATCAAGGAGCAGGCCAGGGGGCGCACGACGCTGGATGAGCAAATGGGCAGGGCGGCTCCGGTCGAGCAGTTCCTGCTGAACCTGATTCCATTGCGCTCGGCCATCGTCAACTTTCAGCAAGGCAACTACCGCGAGGGTGCTTTTGACCTGGTGCTGGATATCTTTGGGTTTCTCACTGCCGGGGCGGCGGCCAGTGGCAAGCTCGGCAGGTTGATTTCCAGTACAGCCAGCAGCGCCACCAAGGTTTTGCGCGGCGCCAAAATCATCGGCACCACCCTTGTCAATGCATTCAATCCCCTGGGCGGTTTGGGTGACCTGGCGGTGGGGGGCACGCTGTTGGCGAGCAAAGGCGGGCGCTTGCTGTTTGCCAAAGGGGGACTCGCTGTCAATAAGCTCAAGGGGGCGAACGGCAGCTATGATCTGTTGAAGGTCGCCAGCCGGCAGTACGATGCGGCGGCAACGGGCTCCCTGACGGTCGCGGGCCAGCGCATTGAGACCGGTGCTGTCCTGCAGAACGGCAAATGGTATGCCTTTGACGTCGACAAAATGCGCGCCTACGGGACCCCGCTCGAAGGCTTTACCCCCGGCACGAAGGCAACAAAGGGCATGCTTGCCCTGGCAGGCGCTGAGCCAGGCACGCAGTTGAGCAATAAGGTGTTGGCCGAATTCAAGGTCGCGCCATCGATCATCGACGGGCTCTCAGGCAATAGTCGGGGTGTCTATACCACGGCCGACGGCCATTCTTCCTACATCCGCCATGTTGACCACAACGGTGACGCCGCAGTCTATGAAGTTCGCCAGGTCACCCGCACTGAAGACGGGGCCGTCCAGGCACGGATCTATCACAATAATCGCCAGACGCCACTGCTGGTCCAGCATGTCCAGGGTGATCAGTGGCAACGCCTGGGGATTCGGGGCGGCAACCTACCTTCGGTCAAGGACGACCTGGGGCCCGTGATAGGTCAGGGCGGGGAGGGCATCGTCTACGAGAGCCTTGATGGCAAAAGTGTCTATAAAGACCTGGGCACCACCTCATTCAAGCCTCCTGCCGGTTTTCAAGACAGGGAGACCGAGTGTTTGAACATCTTTTACGGCGAGGGGTTTGCCACGACGATTTTTGAAGACGGGCACAAATACATAAAAATGGGCAAGATCGATGGCGTGGACCTGGCGCATATGCCCCAAGGCAGCCTGCCACCAACCGCCGGCACGTTACTCGATGAGGCCATCGCGAAGATGGAGGCCAAGGATCTTTATCACAATGACTTGCAACTGAAGAACTTCATGTACAGCGCCAAAGACAACAAAGTCTACCCGGTGGATATGGATGCCATGATGGGCGAGCATGTCGTCGGGCCGGTAGCCAGCACCTACAACCGGCTAAAACAGGAACTGCGCCACGCCTACGCCGCTCTTGTCGAGAGGCGTAGGGACTGACCCTTCAGCAACTGCCGGTACGATCAATCGTGGTGCGTGAAATCGCCGGCTGAAACCAGCTCGCTCAAAGGGCGCCGTGGGCTCGGGGCTTCCCGGGCCTGCAGGTAGTCGGCCAGGGTCGCCTTGTCCCCCAGTTTGCCCACGGCGATCGCCGCATGCAGTGCATAACCCTCGGGGATCTTCAGTTCCTTGCGAGTCAGTTCCTGATCGAAGCCGGCCATGCCATGGGTATGCCAGCCGCTGATGCTGGCTTGCAGCGCCAGGTGGCCCCAGGCTGAGCCGGTGTCAAAGGTGTGCCAGAGGGCTGGTGTCTCTTCGCTGGCGCCAGGTACGGCGAAGTGGGTTTTTGACACGACGATCACCAGGGCCGACGCATGTTGCGCCCAGCCACGGTTGAATTCATTGAGCAGGCCAAGGAAGCGCTGCCAGTCCGGCGTATCGCGACGGGCATAGAGAAAACGCCAAGGTTGCGAGTTGTAGGCCGAAGGCGCCCAGCGCGCGGCCTCGAAGAAACTCAGCAGGGTTTGCTCCGGGATGCTTTCCCCGGTAAACGCACGCGGCGACCAACGTTCGGTGAATTGCGGGTGGATCGGGTAATCGGCAACGCGTGCTTGAGTGCTCATAAGCGCATCCTGATGAAAAAACCGGCCTTCAAAACTACTGCGCCGCTGTGTACCTGACAAGTCTTGCCCTACCGGCAGTCGTAAGCGCTTGGCCCCAGGGGGCTTGGGCACTAGACTGGCGGCCTTTTAAAATACCGAAACTGATGTAGAGCCATGGCCGCCAAAGTCGAACCTTTCTGGATACGCAAAACCCTTGAGCACCTCGATCAGGAGGAATGGGAGTCGCTGTGCGACGGCTGTGGCCTGTGCTGCCTGCAAAAGCTCGAAGATGAAGACGACAACAGCGTCTATTACACGCGTATCGCCTGCAAACTGCTGGACCTGAAAACCTGCCAGTGCACCGACTACCCTAACCGTCGCGACTCGGTGCCTGATTGCATCCAGCTCACGCCGGGCCAGGCTGATCAGTTCAAATGGCTGCCGCCGACCTGCGGTTATCGTCTGGTGAGTGAGCGCAAGGACCTGCCGCTCTGGCACCACTTGGTCTGCGGTGATCGCGATGCCGTGCACCATGAACGCATTTCCCAGTCCGGCCGCATGCTCAGTGAAGGCAGCGTGCCCGAGGATGATTGGGAGGATTACCTGATTTTCCGCGCTGGCTGAAAAGGAGAGCGTATGACGGTCCAAGCCAAGCTGGCGGTGAGCCTGCTGTTGTTGGGGTTGAGTGCGTCGGCGTGGTCGGCGAAAAAAGTCGACCTCGATTATCACGTCAAACTGTTGCCCCAGAGCGATCAGGCCGAAGTCCGTTTGAGCCTGTCCCAGGGCTCGGCGGTACGCAGCCTGGACTTCGATTTGGGACGCGACGGTGACTACAGCGACTTCAAGGCCGACGGCCAGTGGCAGGTCAGGCCAGACGCGGGGGCCAGCCGTGGCCTGTGGCAGCCGGGCGCCGACAAGGCCAGCCTGACCTACCGCGTGCGCTTGAGCCATGCGCGCAAGGCCGGCATCTACGAATCGCGCATGACCCCCAGTTGGGCGCTGTTTCGCGGCGAGGACCTGGTGCCGGCGGCCCGTCTTGATCAGCAGGACGGCGTGGAACTGGTATCGCGGCTGACCTTCGAGCTGCCGGCGGGGTGGAAAAGCGTCGAGACGCCCTGGCCGCGGATCGGCAAGCACAAATTCCGTATCGACAATGTGTCCCGCCTGTTCGACCGGCCTACCGGCTGGATGCTCGCCGGCAACCTGGGCAGCCGCCGGGTGCGCCTGGGCGAAACCGAAATCACCGTGACCTCGCCCAAGGGGCAGGCCATGCGGCGTATGGATGTGCTGACGTTACTGACGTTCGTCTGGCCTCAGGTACAAGCGGCGTTTCCCAGGCACCCGGCCAAGCTGCTGGTAGTGGGCGCCAGCGACCCAATACGCAGTGGCGCCTTCGCCGGACGCGACTCGGTGTACCTCAGTAGTCGCACGCCGCTGGTCAGCGAGAACGGCAGCAGCCCATTGATTCGTGAAGTGGTGCAAGCCATCGGCCGCTTCAACGACCATCAGGGCAGCGACTGGATCAGTGAAGGGCTTTCGGAGTACTACGCCATCGAGCTGCTGCGGCGTGCGGGGGGGATCAGCGATGAGCGTTACGCGGCGATCCAGGCGCGCTTGAGCAAGGACGGCAAGGGCGTGACCACGTTACGCGGCGAGCACGTCAGCGGTGCCACGGTGGCGCGCGCGGTGG
The Pseudomonas hygromyciniae genome window above contains:
- a CDS encoding OspG family effector kinase — protein: MADFAGGLSWPIPMSAGTQQKLLGAAVTYYRDTRLTPGVLEHLKGDLALSDEQLRDPVKTLESLIGSARAQALGQAMQNQLLGLATDTSVNEFALTALHLMLDPQPHRNKVAGYDLAHTRHWGQPAGAVVDGLREHLISRAKTSPEMAGVGAYLLLAKTAPEFLIKEIPASVTYGSPAWLSLSIAAATIEARSPGKVANMSFAQVMSSAQSAARHNPAITEHAQKHALIDWGIVNGVLENTDDQQYTPEALDSLRTTFNQWQSTRLRASESLDKEIPTRKDIARARLIERFGDLGALFEEKLISTNGRLGTGEQVRLVGRHSLLDIAMMDLANPAPFYSSDSRIPLALLNANPRFGVGPAFDQQFAEAIEEKKSALHTTVRQLIAQLPLERRKNLEYGALTFYQASSHTLGLDFTTTLPGPKVHTLLVRAERDGVSTAYEIDLGKGRIEPVDLAKAQVQSMRVANRVSETKVFTPRGDDVQGLREPRPQSALVPQSFSTNRTQRIADAFVQHLELDDPQIKEQARGRTTLDEQMGRAAPVEQFLLNLIPLRSAIVNFQQGNYREGAFDLVLDIFGFLTAGAAASGKLGRLISSTASSATKVLRGAKIIGTTLVNAFNPLGGLGDLAVGGTLLASKGGRLLFAKGGLAVNKLKGANGSYDLLKVASRQYDAAATGSLTVAGQRIETGAVLQNGKWYAFDVDKMRAYGTPLEGFTPGTKATKGMLALAGAEPGTQLSNKVLAEFKVAPSIIDGLSGNSRGVYTTADGHSSYIRHVDHNGDAAVYEVRQVTRTEDGAVQARIYHNNRQTPLLVQHVQGDQWQRLGIRGGNLPSVKDDLGPVIGQGGEGIVYESLDGKSVYKDLGTTSFKPPAGFQDRETECLNIFYGEGFATTIFEDGHKYIKMGKIDGVDLAHMPQGSLPPTAGTLLDEAIAKMEAKDLYHNDLQLKNFMYSAKDNKVYPVDMDAMMGEHVVGPVASTYNRLKQELRHAYAALVERRRD
- a CDS encoding nitroreductase family protein, with amino-acid sequence MSTQARVADYPIHPQFTERWSPRAFTGESIPEQTLLSFFEAARWAPSAYNSQPWRFLYARRDTPDWQRFLGLLNEFNRGWAQHASALVIVVSKTHFAVPGASEETPALWHTFDTGSAWGHLALQASISGWHTHGMAGFDQELTRKELKIPEGYALHAAIAVGKLGDKATLADYLQAREAPSPRRPLSELVSAGDFTHHD
- a CDS encoding YcgN family cysteine cluster protein, which translates into the protein MAAKVEPFWIRKTLEHLDQEEWESLCDGCGLCCLQKLEDEDDNSVYYTRIACKLLDLKTCQCTDYPNRRDSVPDCIQLTPGQADQFKWLPPTCGYRLVSERKDLPLWHHLVCGDRDAVHHERISQSGRMLSEGSVPEDDWEDYLIFRAG